The DNA segment CAACGCCACCTCCAGTGACGGAAGCCGTAGCACTGGAGTCCTCTCATGGAAGTGAGGCAGCTAATGCCTCTCTACCACCTCCCATTGTATGGTTGATGATTTGGACTGATGGCAGCACGGGATAACTATCACTATAAGTgttctatattttttcttattattgaaTTGCTGAAAGTGTCTGATTATTGATTCTAGTTTAGTGAATTTAAGATTGTAGGTTTGAATGGCTGAAAGTATGTCATGTTTCCTAATTATTGAATTGTCTAATGAACATCTTACGTGTGCACGCACACTCCATCCctctttcaaaaacaaaaaaaaagaagaaaaaaaccaCCTATGCATGCACACATCCCTCAGCGCACGCACAGCTTGTGACAACCCTTCTGTCCGCGGCGCACGCACCCCTTGTGCGTGTGAACGCACCCCCTCTTTTCTCTTCTGTGTGCGTGCACAACTCTTGTGCGTCCGCACAACTCGCGATACTCATTCTGCCCGTAGCACCCGCACGCTTCTGTGCGCGCACATAGCCCTCATTTCCCTTagttgtgcgtccgcacacgaccttgtgcatacgcacgagGTCCTTTTAGAGCGTTAATTCGAAAAAAGGACACTCGCGCTTTAGTTTCCACACGCACCCCAacccttccttcttctcctcttctctgAACGCCACCCTACCCCAATCCTCAGCCCAACCACCCAGACGACCACCAACCACCACCTCCGTCCGACCACACCACCACCAGCGACCACCGTCGCCccctcttcctttctttttcttccctcTTCTACATTTCCCCTTTTTTCTTCTCTGTACCGCGCTACACCCTGTCTCTCCGACAACAACCCTTCCCGCACCCAGTCTCTGTTTGCGCCACCTACTCCGGCGAGAACCAGCGGCAGTGAGCTTATGTGCCGCTACAAAACCCCCCGTCTCGCCtacattcttcttcctccatctTCTGCATTACAGGTTCCAATTCCTTCCCTGCCCCTGTTCCATTTCTTACTGCTTTATTTTACTTGCTTCtcgattctgtttttaattttgttttagtaATTAGGAGGCTATAGGTTAGATGACTTGTGTTTTCTGGATTGAATGCTTGATGTTGGCTGATTGTTTGAATTTTCTGGGTTGCTTTACTGTTGTGATTGAACTGTGAATGCTATTTCTCACTGATGCACATAACATGCTTGATGTAATGCCTGAatggatttttttattcaatttctgTGTCTGATCAGCGTAggttttgaattttcttccCATTATGCATTGTTATTTATACATGTACAATTTAATGTTAGTTTTGGATGCTTCTTGAGCTTGAACTTGTTTATGCACCTTATTCATTTAGCTTGAACATCAAACTGAACTTGACTTTACCACTGTGATTATTGTTGTTTGGTGTCAATTTTTGCTGTGCATATCATTCTTTAACGGGTAACTTGCCAGTTATGTACTTAATTGCTGATTTTGCTTGTACGACCAAATTGGATTGAAATTTACAGCTGTGGTCATTCCAGTTGGTACATTCTAAGTGCATAACCTAAATTTTGTTTAGTAAATTGATGCTGTTGCCTATTCATGAAGCTGTTAATAATGGATAACCACATACATAGCCACTTGTTCCTGTATGTTTTTGAGCAATATaatctgtttttcattcaagtaTTGCTTTGGAGAGGAGGTTATGTATATGTGACCATTTCTTATCTTCTCAACATGAATAAGTGCACGCTCCCACTATTACCTTGATTATTGCTTTTGCCACCTTTTTGCTAAGTCTTCCAATTTCAAATGCAAAATTGCAATAATCAATTCCTCTCAATTCAATTCACTTTCGTTATACACCTAAGTCATATATGTCCTACAATTGTTATTCATTCACTTTTATGTACTTAGGTTGCTTGACTGTGGGAAAAATTCATTTCTTTTTGAGCATTTGACTGTTTTGAATATGTTTTCCCTTAATTGAGTGTGTGTTTACCTTTGTGGCTTTAATATGCATTGCTTGACTATTTTCCCTTCTTTTTGTGAATTTTATCTGTTTCTCCTGAGTTGTATTCtgtttttgtctttttcaaGATGACTCGCAAAGGGAAGGAGAAAGCCAATCCTTTGACTCGTCCTCCTCCTACGCGTCCGAGTACTCAACTGGACACATTCATAAATGAAACGGTCGAGGAACAGTACAAGAAATTGGAAAAGTGAGCCTTTCAGTATGAAAGAAAGCTGAACTTACCAGAAAAATATGCGGACCAAATTCTTGATGGACTCAATTTTTACAATGGAAGTTCATAGGATTCGATCGGTGGAAATCAATGAACACCAGGTCAAAGAATTCTACGGAAATCTGCTTAAGAGGGATGCCCCGACTGTTTTTCTGAGAGGTGTCAAGCCTTTGGAGGCCCTTTTACAGATCCTGCATATTCCTCCGGCTAGGGATGCTTATCCTCATATAGTGAAGGACTTGACATCCGGCAAGCTTTCATTGGACATGGTCTTGAAGAAGATTGGCCTGCCTGAGGCCAGATGGGAGTACAGTAGAGGACGGAATACGGTCTCGCTTAGCATTGCGTGCTCCGACGTTCATCCTGAGGTGAGGATCTGGCAGCAGATCATCGCTGACTACATCCTACCGAGCACGCACGCCACTCATAATCGTGTCCGTGTGGCTGTTCTACTATGGGCCATTCTGGAGGGGAAGAGAATCTTTGTTCTTCCCCTTATCAGAGATTCAATGTGGAAGGTTAAACAACAACAGAAATACAACATTTCCTTCCCATCGATGATCACCAGATTAGCCACCTATTCTGGAGTAGAGAGACGCCCAACAGATAGGACGTCTGTCCTTCATCAGCAAGCAGTCATTGTAACTGTACAGCGAGTATGAGGGATTGCCGCcacagaagaagaggaagacgacTAAGCCACCATCATCAGCAAAGCCATCAGCACCTCCTGCACCTCCTGTACCCACACCCCGACCTCAGACGCCTTATGAGCAGGGTCGGGAGATCCTTCAGACCCTCCACCGCTACGAGCGCCATAACGCTCGCCGCTTCCACTGGATAATGTCAAAGTTTGAGGGTAGAGACCCTGGGCCACCTCCTCCGAATACACCAGAGCCTGAGCCCAAGACCGAGCTGACACCGGAGGAGCCAGCAGCTGATGCTGGCCAGGTAGTCGAGCCCCCTGACCAGAGAGCGGAGGAGTCCATGGTTGAGGAGGCAGTAGTTCAGAGAGTTGAGGAGGCACCCGCTGTAGCTGAGTCGAGAGCTGAGACAGCAGTAGAGCCAGCTGACCAGGCAGTTGAGGAGCCGACAGTTGAGACCACCGCAGAGTCCTCCCGAGCCATGATTGTTTATCAGCGTCATCAGCACCCACCACCATCAGACGATGGAGCATCTCACAGTTGACCACCCTCAGTCCGATTCTTGGCACAGAGGACCGtgcatgatttaagtgtgggggagtaTCTACTATTTTTTGGGTGTAAACATTCTCTGCTTAACACTTGTCATTTAGtttattttgagttt comes from the Arachis duranensis cultivar V14167 chromosome 7, aradu.V14167.gnm2.J7QH, whole genome shotgun sequence genome and includes:
- the LOC127740716 gene encoding uncharacterized protein LOC127740716 isoform X1, which gives rise to MRTKFLMDSIFTMEVHRIRSVEINEHQVKEFYGNLLKRDAPTVFLRGVKPLEALLQILHIPPARDAYPHIVKDLTSGKLSLDMVLKKIGLPEARWEYSRGRNTVSLSIACSDVHPEVRIWQQIIADYILPSTHATHNRVRVAVLLWAILEGKRIFVLPLIRDSMWKVKQQQKYNISFPSMITRLATYSGVERRPTDRTSVLHQQAVIVTVQRV
- the LOC127740716 gene encoding uncharacterized protein LOC127740716 isoform X2; protein product: MSKFEGRDPGPPPPNTPEPEPKTELTPEEPAADAGQVVEPPDQRAEESMVEEAVVQRVEEAPAVAESRAETAVEPADQAVEEPTVETTAESSRAMIVYQRHQHPPPSDDGASHS